The following DNA comes from Capsicum annuum cultivar UCD-10X-F1 chromosome 7, UCD10Xv1.1, whole genome shotgun sequence.
ttaaagattggGCAGATGGGAGTTTTGAGATACATAAGGCTAGGTTAGTCATTCGAGGTGACACTCAACAAGAGGGGATTGATTTTAATAAAACTTCTTCTTCGGTTATCAAGCTTACTACTATTAAGTGCCTTCTTAGTGTAGTTGTTAAAAGGAATTGGGATGTATTTCAATTGGATGTCTACAATGCCTTATTACGTGGTGATCTTGATGaggaagtttatatgaatatccCTCTTGGGTTACATGTTCAGTCTTCTAATCCTACTATATTACCTCTAGTTTGTAAGATTAATAAATCATTATATGGTCTTCGTCAAGCCTCTAGGCAATGGTACGCAAAATTGTCCGTTGCTCTTTAATACAAAGGTTATGTGTTATCAGTAAGAATGATTACTCCCTTTTTTACTAAGCTTTCTGGTTCGTCCCTTActattgttgttgtatatgttgatgacattcttgtaaCCGGTGATGatctttctaaaatttttgctCTCAAAAAGTTTTTGGATGAccaattcaagattaaggatttggGAGTTGCTCACTATTATTTAGGACTTCAGATCATTAATCAACCTCAAGGGTTACTGGTTAATCAACAAAAGTTTCTTCCGAATCTTCTTTCTGAATTTAACAGTGTTGATGCTTGCCCTGTGGTATCTCTTTTGGATGTTTATTTTAAACTATCTGTTGATTCTGGAGACCTCCTTCCTGATCCTTCTTTATTCCGAAAGTTGATTGAAAAAATGAATTTTCTTCAACATACATGGCCAGATATCTCCTATAGTGTGCAATATCTTAGTCAATTTATGTCTAAACCTCGTATTCCTCATTTTGCCACTGGTTTACATGTTTTGAGGTACTTGGCTGGTACTTCTGATTTGGGGTTGTTGTTTACCAACTCTCCTACTTTTGATCTTGTTGGCTTtt
Coding sequences within:
- the LOC124885670 gene encoding uncharacterized mitochondrial protein AtMg00810-like, coding for MITPFFTKLSGSSLTIVVVYVDDILVTGDDLSKIFALKKFLDDQFKIKDLGVAHYYLGLQIINQPQGLLVNQQKFLPNLLSEFNSVDACPVVSLLDVYFKLSVDSGDLLPDPSLFRKLIEKMNFLQHTWPDISYSVQYLSQFMSKPRIPHFATGLHVLRYLAGTSDLGLLFTNSPTFDLVGFCDSDWVSCSSFCKSGSDYILLLGGSPISWKSKKQSTIALSSTEAEYRAL